From the genome of Brassica oleracea var. oleracea cultivar TO1000 chromosome C4, BOL, whole genome shotgun sequence:
TTATTATTAATTTATATCTAATGACTCATACACTCAGACTCTACGAACTTTCCATAAACTCCATTGACTTTTTTCTAATTTTTTTCTGACCATCGTTTCATTTTCATATTACTTCGCTTTATCTTCTCTTTCTCATGTTTATACACTAAGCTGTTTTTCTCCGCCCGAGTTTCAGTGAGTTTTCTTCTCTTCATCTCTAAAACTAATCACCATTGTGTCAATTAATTGCACCACCAAACCATTTTAAGGTGCTTTCAGTTTCGCCTCGATATCTTTTAGTTTCTCTCTGCCCGTGAAATTTCATATTTTTCGATTAACAAGGTACCATCTTGTGACACACGGACTAAAAGCATAGGTTTTTCTCCGTTACTTACAACTCGAAAACTATTTCCTGCATTTACGATGATGTATTGATAAAAGTATACCAATGATGAAAATTGAGATTACTGAAGCTATATATTATGTTTACCATGGAGAAGATCAGAATCTTTTAGTCAATCATAAAATTTTGGGTATTTTAAAGCCTTAATGTTTTCTTGTTTGGAGTTCGGCTTTGAGGAAAGCTAAGATAGTAGGGATGCCTAACAATTGTATTTACTGTCTCATTTATCATTGCCATGCTTAGAATGTAATTAAAGCATTCATTGGTGGAATTAAGAGTATCCAGTACAAGATTTTGTTCTTAGTACTAAGCAGTAATTTGATATTGTGGTGCTTCAGTTTCAGTCTCCATGTTGTCTTCATTCCTTTGGTTACTTTTCTTGAAAAATATATTGATTTGGTGTTATGATCTTCTCTTTTTTCTATGATATGTAGACGTCTTGATAATATATCACTTTCATACAAGTGAGCTCTTGAGGTGTATTCAAATGGTTGATCTTAAAGAGGGGATGCCAGTCTCCTCATCTTCATCCTCCCCATCATCATCTTTGCCACTATCAACAATGCAAATAGATGTAGAAATGTGGAAGATTGCTGAGGAAAGGGCTCAGGAGATACTAAACACCATCCAACCAATCTGTGTTGCAGACAGAAGTAGGAATGAGATCTTCGCTTATGTCCAAACCCTTGCCAGGGATCGTCTTGGAACTGAGGTTAGTAACTTGGTGCTCCAGTTGACTTGCTTGGCTTTCTGTTTTGTTTATTAGATAAACCTACAACGACATTTATGGTGACTAGTGTAACTTATGATTGATGGCTTATACGTATTTAGATTTGGAGTCAGGATTATTGTATTGTGACCCTAAATCATCCTACATGCATATGGTTAATATGTTTTTTTAATCGCTATTAATGTGGTATTGTATGTACTAGGTCTTTAATTTTGGTTCAGTGCCATTAAAAACCTATCTCCCAGATGGAGATATTGATCTGACAGTCCTAACTCCTCAAGATAAGGAGGAGGACTTGGCTAAAGCATTGCTCAGTATTCTTGAAGCTGAAAGCGGAGAATCTAACTTCCATGTTACTGATGTTCAGTATGTCCCAGCACAGGTTTGCTTGGTTCCTTTTAGATTTTGAATATATTTTTGTTGTCCTCAAGAAAACTCATTCCATGCTTATACTTGTAGGTCAAGGTCATAAAGTGCAAGATCAAGAACATTGCTGTAGATATCTCCTTTAATCAAATGGGAGGACTATCTGCTTTATGTTTTCTGGAGCAGGTAAGCCCCTTAGCTCTTCCATGACCCATCTATACTCAACTGGTTTTGGTAAATCTTTGATTTGGTTTCTTTTGTTAGGCTGACCAAATTTTTGGGAGAGACCACCTGTTCAAACGTAGCATCATTTTGATCAAGGCTTGGTGCTATTATGAGAGCCGTATACTCGGTGCCAACACTGGATTGATTTCAACATATGCATTGGCAGTACTAGTCTTGCATATTATCAACATAGGTTATCCATCACTGTCTGGCCCTTTAGCGGTGAGATTTTCTTTTAAAAAAATATGATCTTATTTTGGTGTAGCTTTCAAGATTAACATATGGTATCTATTATCATCAACAGGTACTGTTTAAGTTCTTGGATTACTATGCATCATTTGATTGGGGTAAGAACTGTGTCACGGTCCATGGTCCTGTCCTGATATCTTCTCTTCCAGATATGACCGGTAAGGATGCTGAACTTCTCTTATGTTTTCCTTTATTTTGAGATTTAACTTGTTGCTTTCTGTAGAAACCGAGCATCATGAAGTTGTCTTGAACGAGAAGTTCGTTAGAGAATGCATGGAGTCATATTCGTTTTCAACTAAAGCTGTTGAAGCAAACGGCCGTCATTTTCCTGTGAGGTATTTCAACATAGTGGATCCTTTGAAACACAGTAACAACCTTGGCCGTAGTGTGACACAAGGTACTCTCATTGATCAAAATATTTAAAATAACACAACATGAAAAAAGAAGCTCATGATTGTTGTCTCTCTTTTTGTGTTATCTTGTTAGGCAATGTGCAACGTTTAAAACATGCTTTTACTCTAGGAGCTAAGAAGCTCAAAGATGTGCTTACACTGCCTAGAGAAACCATGGGCTGGAAACTTGAGAATTTCTTTGGTAATTCACTGGAGAGAAACGGTAAGGGACAAAGACTAGACGTGGATGAACCTATCACGGCTTTTGGCACTGGAAGATCAGAATTATCTGAGCTCAGAGGAGATTTTGAAAGATACTTCCAGAGTCTTGTATATGGGAAGTGGTTTCATGGTGAGACTCATTTATGGATCCCTCAGGGTCAGGACACAAGTTCTTGGGACACTGTGAATGGCCAAAATAATGGTTTCTATTGGAGGAATGTGAATGGAGCAACCTCGTTGCAGAACATGGGAAGATCAAGAGGAACAGGCACTTTCTTTCCTGAAATGGTACATTCACCACTACCTAGTCTTTAACTTAGTATTTGAATTTTTTTTTTTAAATATTTCTGAATTTGTATGAGTTAATGGTTTTGTTTATACTATTTACAGGGACAACAATCTTATACAGACGGGTTCGGTAGCCAACCGAGGACAGTGAAGTCATTGCCTTCAGGGTCTCAGTCTTAACTTTTTAAACAGAATATTTAAATTGATCTCTTGCATAATAACTTAGGTTTAAACAATGACAAAAATTTATTTTTGCAATGGTTGCTAAACATGAATTTCAAGAGGTTGAAGCAGATGCTTCTTTTCAGGATTGTAATTGACTTTTATGTTCATTTAAAGATCTCTTGGACAGAAGCAAGATTCATGCTAATTAGATTTAGTAATGACACTGAATCTGATTAGCTCTAGCAAACAGAAAAAATCCAAAAACAAAAAGAGAATATCTAAATAGGATATTGTAATATTATTACATTGCCATGACGCTAGCTTAGAAAGTCAGAGCATGTTTATCCCTAAGAGCACCCACAAAAAACAAATCCTTAACAACAACTTTTAAAATATTTTATTATTTTTTTCTATTTTCCGTCCGAATTTAAAAAGAAAAAAAAAAGATTGGCTAATCGTGGGTTCCTATGCGGCGATGGAGTCCGCACATAGTAAAGAGGCTGTCAGAAAAGAGATCCGTAAATTGGGATTTCAAAAGGCAATTGTGGCACAGATTCTTAAATATTTGAGCTCCACATATTATTATAATAATTTGTTGTTAAGGATTTGTTGTTAAGGATTTGTTGTTGTGGATGCTCTAAGAAACCCATTTTGGTTTTTTAGGTTTTTTTTTGTCTAAAAAAAAATTTAAAAGCAAACCAATTGCGGACCGCCACGAGTCAGTGGGGCCCACAAACAGTGTAAAAAACTCACTAAAATTAGTTTTTAATTAGTAATTTTTGTAACCGATTCTTAAGGATTTTGTAGGGGTCCACGCACTAAGAACCTCACTGAAAACCCCGGATAAAGATGCTTTTAGAAGAAGAGTTCTAGTTTGGTGTGAAAGAGACGTTCCTCTCACTCGTTAGTGGATAGTCGAGGGTCCACCAGAAATCTTATTAGAGCATCTCCATCGGTGAACCTCTTA
Proteins encoded in this window:
- the LOC106341280 gene encoding uncharacterized protein LOC106341280 produces the protein MVDLKEGMPVSSSSSSPSSSLPLSTMQIDVEMWKIAEERAQEILNTIQPICVADRSRNEIFAYVQTLARDRLGTEVFNFGSVPLKTYLPDGDIDLTVLTPQDKEEDLAKALLSILEAESGESNFHVTDVQYVPAQVKVIKCKIKNIAVDISFNQMGGLSALCFLEQADQIFGRDHLFKRSIILIKAWCYYESRILGANTGLISTYALAVLVLHIINIGYPSLSGPLAVLFKFLDYYASFDWGKNCVTVHGPVLISSLPDMTETEHHEVVLNEKFVRECMESYSFSTKAVEANGRHFPVRYFNIVDPLKHSNNLGRSVTQGNVQRLKHAFTLGAKKLKDVLTLPRETMGWKLENFFGNSLERNGKGQRLDVDEPITAFGTGRSELSELRGDFERYFQSLVYGKWFHGETHLWIPQGQDTSSWDTVNGQNNGFYWRNVNGATSLQNMGRSRGTGTFFPEMGQQSYTDGFGSQPRTVKSLPSGSQS